The following proteins are co-located in the Triticum aestivum cultivar Chinese Spring chromosome 1A, IWGSC CS RefSeq v2.1, whole genome shotgun sequence genome:
- the LOC123056985 gene encoding carboxymethylenebutenolidase homolog isoform X2, which yields MAATAAAAAVRPSLPITPPRRERSAACCSLAPATSARSTRLPPSSRWRCTVVTHARSRRLQGPRCSQAEVASSTVDDDEACELVRGTDVVIGQGDDESVRAYLLEAVKNNNGTCVLFLSDVFGFEDSATRDFAYRIACHGYNVLVPDLFRGNPWKKSLPMDGFQAWLAGQAPERVAGDIDTCRKWLVDDFLAAAPSKKLGVVGFCYGGGRLVETLARDADAACFRAGVCFYGSRMDASLGARIAAPVLFVCGDGDPLCPVETVRELERSARGAKAAVYAGRGHGFAHRPESLEDDGDAEDAFAMMKSWFHDHLLA from the exons atggcggccacggcggccgcaGCCGCAGTGCGCCCGTCTCTCCCCATCACGCCTCCGCGGCGCGAGCGCAGCGCCGCCTGCTGCTCGCTTGCGCCGGCGACCAGCGCGCGGTCCACACGCTTGCCGCCGTCCTCT AGATGGCGCTGCACCGTCGTCACCCATGCCCGGAGCCGCCGGCTCCAGGGGCCGCGCTGCAGCCAGGCCGAAGTGGCGAGCAGCAccgtggacgacgacgaggcgtgCGAGCTGGTGAGGGGCACGGACGTCGTCATCGGGCAGGGCGACGACGAGAGCGTCCGCGCCTACCTCCTCGAGGCCGTCAAGAACAACAACGGCACCTGCGTCCTCTTCCTCTCCGACGTCTTCGGCTTCGAGGACTCCGCCACCCGGGACTTCGCCTATCGCATCGCATGCCACGGCTACAA CGTTCTGGTGCCGGACTTGTTCCGCGGGAACCCGTGGAAGAAGAGCCTGCCGATGGACGGGTTCCAGGCGTGGCTCGCCGGGCAGGCCCCGGAGAGGGTGGCCGGCGACATCGACACGTGCAGGAAATGGCTGGTTGACGACTTCCTGGCGGCCGCGCCGTCCAAGAAGCTGGGCGTGGTCGGGTTCTGCTACGGGGGCGGCCGCCTCGTGGAGACGCTGGCGCGCGACGCCGATGCCGCCTGCTTCAGAGCGGGCGTCTGCTTCTACGGGTCCCGGATGGACGCGTCGCTCGGGGCACGGATCGCGGCGCCGGTGCTGTTCGTGTGCGGCGACGGCGACCCGCTGTGCCCCGTGGAGACGGTGCGGGAGCTGGAGAGGAGCGCGAGGGGCGCCAAGGCGGCCGTGTACGCCGGCAGGGGCCACGGGTTCGCGCACcggccggagtcgctggaggacgacggcgacgccgaGGACGCGTTCGCGATGATGAAGAGCTGGTTCCACGACCACCTGCTTGCTTGA
- the LOC123056985 gene encoding carboxymethylenebutenolidase homolog isoform X1, with protein MAATAAAAAVRPSLPITPPRRERSAACCSLAPATSARSTRLPPSSVIPLQRWRCTVVTHARSRRLQGPRCSQAEVASSTVDDDEACELVRGTDVVIGQGDDESVRAYLLEAVKNNNGTCVLFLSDVFGFEDSATRDFAYRIACHGYNVLVPDLFRGNPWKKSLPMDGFQAWLAGQAPERVAGDIDTCRKWLVDDFLAAAPSKKLGVVGFCYGGGRLVETLARDADAACFRAGVCFYGSRMDASLGARIAAPVLFVCGDGDPLCPVETVRELERSARGAKAAVYAGRGHGFAHRPESLEDDGDAEDAFAMMKSWFHDHLLA; from the exons atggcggccacggcggccgcaGCCGCAGTGCGCCCGTCTCTCCCCATCACGCCTCCGCGGCGCGAGCGCAGCGCCGCCTGCTGCTCGCTTGCGCCGGCGACCAGCGCGCGGTCCACACGCTTGCCGCCGTCCTCTGTAA TTCCCTTGCAGAGATGGCGCTGCACCGTCGTCACCCATGCCCGGAGCCGCCGGCTCCAGGGGCCGCGCTGCAGCCAGGCCGAAGTGGCGAGCAGCAccgtggacgacgacgaggcgtgCGAGCTGGTGAGGGGCACGGACGTCGTCATCGGGCAGGGCGACGACGAGAGCGTCCGCGCCTACCTCCTCGAGGCCGTCAAGAACAACAACGGCACCTGCGTCCTCTTCCTCTCCGACGTCTTCGGCTTCGAGGACTCCGCCACCCGGGACTTCGCCTATCGCATCGCATGCCACGGCTACAA CGTTCTGGTGCCGGACTTGTTCCGCGGGAACCCGTGGAAGAAGAGCCTGCCGATGGACGGGTTCCAGGCGTGGCTCGCCGGGCAGGCCCCGGAGAGGGTGGCCGGCGACATCGACACGTGCAGGAAATGGCTGGTTGACGACTTCCTGGCGGCCGCGCCGTCCAAGAAGCTGGGCGTGGTCGGGTTCTGCTACGGGGGCGGCCGCCTCGTGGAGACGCTGGCGCGCGACGCCGATGCCGCCTGCTTCAGAGCGGGCGTCTGCTTCTACGGGTCCCGGATGGACGCGTCGCTCGGGGCACGGATCGCGGCGCCGGTGCTGTTCGTGTGCGGCGACGGCGACCCGCTGTGCCCCGTGGAGACGGTGCGGGAGCTGGAGAGGAGCGCGAGGGGCGCCAAGGCGGCCGTGTACGCCGGCAGGGGCCACGGGTTCGCGCACcggccggagtcgctggaggacgacggcgacgccgaGGACGCGTTCGCGATGATGAAGAGCTGGTTCCACGACCACCTGCTTGCTTGA